The Thiovulum sp. ES genome window below encodes:
- a CDS encoding putative transposase (PFAM: Probable transposase~IMG reference gene:2508611098_SP), whose protein sequence is MSLYYHLNFKNYSKVYTIQFDENRFKRVNLTIEIEKKVPIASISEDEILGVDINIKNNLFATSDKNITIDYDRNMLNDYVKFLKKIDKRDKDESGKTKKLGKKQNKIYQKWQIRIHNMIIEKIVELVKSAKNRGYFHLVLEDLELLGKLRSDNLEFSINNGRL, encoded by the coding sequence TTGAGTCTCTACTATCATCTAAATTTTAAGAATTACAGCAAAGTTTATACAATTCAGTTTGATGAAAATCGATTTAAAAGAGTAAATCTGACTATTGAAATAGAGAAAAAAGTCCCGATAGCTTCTATTTCAGAAGATGAGATTTTGGGAGTTGATATAAATATTAAAAATAACTTGTTTGCAACTTCTGATAAAAATATAACAATAGATTATGATAGAAATATGCTAAATGATTATGTGAAATTTCTTAAAAAAATTGACAAAAGAGATAAAGATGAAAGTGGAAAAACTAAGAAATTAGGTAAAAAGCAGAATAAAATTTATCAAAAATGGCAAATCAGAATCCATAATATGATAATTGAAAAAATTGTAGAACTCGTTAAAAGTGCCAAAAATAGGGGATATTTTCATTTAGTTTTGGAAGATTTAGAACTTTTGGGAAAACTGAGAAGCGATAATTTAGAGTTTTCTATAAACAATGGTCGTCTGA